GGTGCAACGATCGGCACATGGGCTTCCTCATCCAGCTGGTTCTCAACGGCATCGCGCTCTGGTTGTGCGCGTGGCTGCTCGACGGCGTCTCGATCACCCAGGCCGCGACGGCCGGGGAGCAGGTGGTCGTGGTCCTCGTCGTCTCCTTCATCTTCACCGTGGTCAACGCCGTCATTAAACCCGTCGTGAAGTTCTTCTCACTGCCGTTGACGATCCTCACGTTCGGGCTCTTCACGCTCGTCATCAACGCGCTCATGATCCTCCTCACGAGCTGGATCACCGGGCTGATCGGCTGGGGGCTGCACGTCGACGGGTTCTGGTGGGCCGTCGGGGCGGGCCTCGTCATCTCCATCATCACCTGGGTGCTCAGCGCGCTGGTGCCCGCCGACCACTGACGCTCAGCCGTCCGGCACCCGGCGGACCTGGAACACCGTCGAGGTGACCACGGTGCCGGGCGCGCCGGACGCCTCGGCCAGGCGCTCGGACCACACCCGTACCGAGACGTCGCCGCTCGCCTCGGCGAGGTCCGCCGTCTGCGCGTACGTGGTGACGGCGTGCGCCTCGGAGAACCCGACGTCGGTGCGGTGCGGCCCGGCGTGCCCGGCCGTGAGGGAGCGCGCCACCGTGGTGCGACGGGGCTCCGCCGGGTTGGGCGTGCCGTCGAGCCCGGGGATGACGTCCTCGAGGTGCTCGAGGCTGAGGACGTGCGCGCGGGGCGGGGTGGGCATGTGGGCCGCCGGGCTGCCCGCGGTGAGGACGGCCGCGACCGTGTAGCGGGTGGCGAACACCGGGTCCGCGGCCAGGCGCATCGCCGTCAACCCGCCCTGGCTGTGACCGACGAGCGTCACCTCCTCCCCGGCGGCGATCCCCGCCTGGTCCATGGCCCGCGCCACGCCCTCCTCGGCGTCGCTGGGCAGGCCGACGAACGCCTCGGCGTTGGTGAGGTTGTCCAGCGGGTTGGACCCGCCGCCGCCCTGGTGCTGCGTGCCGGGGACGAGCACCGTCCAGGTCCGGCGCCCGTCGGGGTGCTCGACCCGGCGGACCTCCACCGTGCCCGGTCGCCCGCCCGCCGCGGGCGCGAGGCGGTCCATCGCCCGGAGCAGGTCCCCGCCGCCGCTCGCCGGGGGGACCTCGCGCGGCGGGAGCACGGGCGTCACCTCCACCGCGTGGTCGCCCCGGGGCCCGCCGACGACGACGGCGGGCAGGGCCTGCAGCGCGAGCGCGACGGGGAGGAGGGCGCGCTGCTCCGGGCTGAGGTCGCCCAGCGGGAGGCCGGCGAGCTCCGCCCCGTCCGGCAGGGCGAACCACGGCAGGTAGTGCTGCAGCTCGGCGGCGGCCTCCCGCACCGTGCGCTGGGTGGCGAGGCCGTGAGGCACGCGCGAGCCCGGCGGGCCCTCGGGCAGCGGGAGCGCGTCGAGGGCGGCCGCGAGCGCCGACCGTCCCGGCACGAGGCCCAGGGGCAGGTCGCCCAGCATCCGCACGCTCACCAGGGCCGGGCCGAGGGACCGTGAGAGCACGAGGTGCGGGGTGCGGACCCGGGCGGCGAACGCCGACCACGACGGCGTGGCCGGCGACCCGAACGGGGCGCGAGAGGCCCCCTCCGCCTCCTCGTAGGCCATCCGCGCCTGCCGCAGGCTCCCCTCCAGCTCGGCGACGACCGGCTCCAGCGAGGAGAAGCTGCCCGGCCCGTCGACGGCCGCCTCGACGAGGCCGATCGCCCACTCGGCGCGCTGCGGCACCCATTGGCCGTCCCAGCGCAGGTGACCCCGCGCCCGCAGCAACGACGTCCGGCCGAGGTCGAGGACCCGGCCCGCCTCGGCGAGGCGTTCCTCCAGGGCGCGCAGCTCGTCGGTGTCCACCTGGGTGCGCCCGAACCCGCCCGTGACGATGACGGCCGCGGCGGAGGGCTCCGGCCGGTCGCGGCTCATCCGGCGTCACCGGCCCGGTCGAGGGCGACCTCGCGCGCGACGACGACGGCGGCGGTGCGGGCGTCGTCGACGAGGCCCTCCAGCCGGTGCGAGCCCCCGAGCAGCTCCATGAGGCGTGCGGTGAAGGCGTCGGCGGCGACGCCGACCCACGCGTGCGGGACCGCGGACCGCAGCGCGTCCTGGACGACGCCGAGCGCCGCGCGTGCCGCGTCGACGTCGGCCAGCGCCTCGCTCGAGGTGTCCCACGAGGCCGCCCCCCAGCCCCATGCCGGCTCTCCCATCGCACCCCCTCTCCGCGCTGCCACGCTAGGGACCGCCCCGGTCGCCGAGAGCGGCGCCACGACGCCGCCGGGGACGGCCGGGCCGACGGCGCCCCTGTGGAGGACACCGGGACCGCCATCGGGTGCGGCCGGGTCAGGTGTCGCGGCGGGGGTGGAAGACCCCCGGGATCCGGGCGAGAATGCCGCCATGAGCCCCCGTCCCTACACCGTCTCCTTCGTCTGCACCGGGAACATCTGCCGCTCCCCC
The sequence above is a segment of the Georgenia faecalis genome. Coding sequences within it:
- a CDS encoding phage holin family protein translates to MGFLIQLVLNGIALWLCAWLLDGVSITQAATAGEQVVVVLVVSFIFTVVNAVIKPVVKFFSLPLTILTFGLFTLVINALMILLTSWITGLIGWGLHVDGFWWAVGAGLVISIITWVLSALVPADH